The Psychromonas sp. MME1 genome window below encodes:
- a CDS encoding glycosyltransferase family 39 protein codes for MLLQPKQPLYLALLLAFFTIILSIFYRPLFPIDETRYISVAWEMWQGDNWLVPMKNGQFYTHKPPALFWLINLTWATFGVSEFSARIIVPFIACCNYLLIVKLAKLVYPNSAQAAKFSPIILISFLGWFIYVPSSMFDLLITVFILITYINLYRFALTAKYSYALIAGIGFGVSLLIKGPVAFVYTLPMIITYRYWRTATMSENRTWYMGSLIALVCGIAIVLSWAIPAVLTGGKEYANAIFWEQSAGRIKNSFAHARPFYWYLVALPLLLLPWLAMKQFWSSNFFKPSNETRAGNRFCLLIFVSVLVLFSCFSGKQVHYLYPVLPIIALFLASNMPSTMQSREPFLALLMIITSIVIFSSYYWLGNIFYNASMDGLNYSWGVIPIICSLILMNLQTIHNKLKIDSLSIALISFNFGLFILIPFLSPILFQLYDVNATAKYIHQLQDMGREVTYRGEYHNQFQFSGRLKTPIKEIKHDNYLIDETPNSQRNTVMVMTQRHLTSEDKQNSLFYSSYRGKFIVIKGITDLDENID; via the coding sequence ATGTTACTCCAACCAAAACAACCTCTCTACTTAGCCCTATTACTTGCTTTTTTTACCATTATATTAAGTATTTTTTACCGCCCACTTTTTCCTATTGATGAAACAAGATATATCTCAGTCGCTTGGGAGATGTGGCAGGGAGATAATTGGTTAGTGCCGATGAAAAATGGTCAGTTTTATACGCATAAACCCCCTGCTCTTTTTTGGCTTATCAATCTCACTTGGGCCACCTTCGGTGTCTCTGAATTTAGCGCTCGAATTATCGTACCTTTCATTGCTTGTTGTAATTATTTACTCATTGTTAAGTTAGCAAAACTAGTCTATCCAAACTCAGCGCAAGCAGCAAAATTTAGCCCTATCATTTTAATCAGCTTCTTAGGGTGGTTTATATATGTCCCGTCATCAATGTTTGATCTGTTAATTACCGTTTTTATCCTTATCACCTACATTAATTTATATCGTTTTGCATTAACGGCTAAATATAGTTACGCATTAATTGCAGGGATAGGCTTTGGCGTCTCGTTGTTAATTAAAGGGCCCGTTGCCTTTGTTTATACGCTGCCAATGATAATAACCTATCGGTACTGGCGCACTGCCACAATGAGTGAAAATAGAACTTGGTATATGGGGAGTTTAATTGCGCTTGTATGTGGTATCGCCATTGTTTTATCATGGGCAATTCCCGCTGTTTTGACGGGAGGAAAAGAGTATGCAAATGCCATTTTTTGGGAACAATCCGCCGGACGAATAAAGAATTCATTCGCCCATGCTAGGCCATTTTATTGGTACTTGGTTGCCTTGCCTCTTTTATTACTGCCTTGGTTAGCAATGAAACAATTTTGGAGCTCCAACTTTTTCAAACCCAGTAACGAAACACGAGCGGGAAATAGGTTCTGTTTACTAATATTCGTATCAGTATTGGTTCTGTTTAGCTGTTTTAGTGGTAAACAGGTACATTATCTTTACCCTGTTTTGCCGATAATAGCCCTCTTTTTAGCCTCTAATATGCCATCAACAATGCAATCTAGAGAGCCATTTTTAGCGCTATTGATGATTATCACGTCGATCGTTATCTTTTCTTCATATTATTGGCTCGGCAATATCTTTTATAATGCGAGTATGGATGGTTTAAACTATTCATGGGGGGTGATACCAATCATTTGTAGTCTCATACTCATGAATCTCCAAACTATTCATAATAAATTAAAAATAGACTCACTTTCTATCGCCTTAATCTCCTTTAATTTTGGTCTATTTATACTCATTCCATTTTTATCACCCATATTATTCCAGCTGTATGATGTCAACGCGACGGCTAAATATATACATCAACTTCAGGATATGGGGCGTGAAGTTACCTATCGAGGGGAATACCATAATCAATTTCAATTTTCAGGACGGCTAAAAACGCCAATCAAAGAGATAAAACATGATAACTACCTCATTGATGAAACGCCTAACTCACAACGTAATACGGTTATGGTGATGACTCAGCGCCATTTAACTTCAGAGGATAAGCAAAACAGCCTATTTTATAGCTCATATAGAGGCAAGTTTATCGTTATTAAGGGGATAACAGACTTAGACGAAAATATAGATTAA
- a CDS encoding PAS domain S-box protein, with amino-acid sequence MRSLIFDKRNKSIIFTTLISFFLCFVLVVSWYALEQMEKGFRHEFGDTLVTVNNSVNESLSIWKSSRRDKTNLIFSDERIVSDVSRLLTLPREENQLINSDAFAELQQLYISKKRYFNAVGFYILSPDGITIASSIKHDIGKTNLLRKQYPELLTQALQGRSVFIPPIYSDLFVVENSYQQQKFVMFFLRPIKNEADEIIALLAVAFDPLISLNSIIKSGWVGKSGETYFIDRESQLLTAPRLQSELLTLAKNYPDYREVIGITLRDPGGDLRTGYKPTLTSQEWPLTTAAMALRAGESGYNIQGYRDARGVEVAGAWSWSDELQIGIVTEIDLAEVLVSYRNMRNLIMTVLISVIIISLSLTFFIFWMGNKERSRLAHFIDIRTKELQEHKQRTELILNSAGEGVFGLDTNGLVTFCNHAAAQMLGYEISELIGLSMHSHIHYANADGTVYHLEDCPMCASYREGVTHNISNEVLWRKDGSAFPVEYTSTPIDEAGQISGAVVVFRDITERIASETQIQASIERFRVLFDQAADPFLIFDGERFVDCNQAAIDLLHYDNKSELLAKKPSDISPEYQANGESSEAQVKEVTALALKQGRHSFDWRHKCKDGSTIPVEVILTHMQLDGKSVFFTVLHDLTERIKAEQEIRHVNFLSDIALELTQSGYWHIDYSDPDYYYQSDRAAKILGDPLRTDGRYHLQSEWFANVVAGDEAAATITAEKYDGAVSGKYDFYEATYAYKSPITGKVVWVHAAGKLVHDDNGKLLYMYGAYQDITSEKLALNALKVSEERFALTTSGSGDGLWDYDIKERKIWFSPRFRTLLGYKNEQDFPNNLESWENALYEEDREFALATFKSHIENGSDYDVECRLLTKQGDINWFQIRGKALHDEAGVAYRDAGSISDINQRKMMEEALIVAKEKAESATRAKSDFLANMSHEIRTPMNAIIGMSYLALQTDLNSKQRNYIDKVYRSGDALLGIINDILDFSKIEAGKLDIESIDFRLEDVLDNIANLLGLKAEEKNIELMFDLEAGLPTALIGDPLRLGQVLLNLGNNAVKFTDQGEIVISVRVMEEDEQQVKLHFSVRDTGVGMNAQQQAKMFQSFSQADSSTTRKYGGTGLGLVISKTLTELMGGEIWLESEAGVGSIFQFTVRLGKQQGVQSQRHVNSRELGALRVLIVDDNVTSQEILSGMLVSFGLRVEQAYSGQQALDMITKNSAKEPYNLVIMDWKMPNMDGIETTRIMQLNKDINEVPTVIMLTAHGREEAQQAGQGLCINSFLTKPVTSSTLFDAIMHAIGKELLIESRAMDKQGEVDENIAKLSGAKILLVEDNEINQELALDLLTTNGLQVSVANNGQEAIALLNQENFDGVLMDCQMPVMDGYTATKLLRAQLRFADLPILAMTANAMSTDKEKVLAVGMNDHISKPIRVNEMFHIMAKWISPAVPNCTANAIVPKKGSEMGLPTLYGINVTQGLETCQGNSEFYKKLLLKFAQSESDFADKFRAALADDDMELAFRYAHTIKGVAGNISAQSVQNIASVLEIACRDSQDKQEFAPLLDELSCELSLVIEGIKQLENAPAQVKDGQLLDKKKLSSLLAELKLLIEDNDTAANKALEQLNKLPGIEKYDLSLQVLTNALSEYDFDSALNTLTTLQESIDL; translated from the coding sequence ATGCGAAGTTTGATTTTTGATAAACGTAATAAATCTATTATCTTTACAACTCTCATTTCGTTCTTTCTCTGTTTTGTTTTGGTCGTCTCATGGTACGCGCTTGAGCAGATGGAAAAGGGCTTTCGTCACGAATTTGGAGATACCTTGGTGACGGTTAATAACTCTGTTAATGAATCGCTATCTATTTGGAAAAGTAGCCGCAGGGATAAAACTAACCTTATTTTTAGTGATGAACGAATCGTTAGTGATGTGTCACGTTTGCTTACCTTACCTCGAGAAGAAAATCAATTGATCAACAGCGACGCATTCGCTGAACTACAACAGTTATATATCTCCAAAAAACGCTATTTCAATGCCGTCGGTTTTTATATTCTTTCGCCTGATGGTATCACCATTGCTTCCTCCATTAAGCATGATATTGGTAAAACTAACCTATTAAGGAAGCAATATCCTGAGTTGCTAACACAAGCGTTACAGGGGAGAAGTGTATTTATTCCGCCTATATATTCAGACCTTTTTGTTGTAGAAAATTCATATCAACAACAGAAATTTGTGATGTTTTTTCTTAGACCAATTAAAAATGAAGCCGACGAAATTATTGCACTGCTTGCCGTGGCCTTTGATCCGCTTATCTCACTTAATTCAATAATTAAATCTGGGTGGGTTGGAAAGTCTGGAGAAACCTATTTTATTGATAGGGAGTCGCAATTATTAACAGCGCCTCGCCTGCAATCGGAATTACTAACGTTAGCCAAAAATTATCCTGATTACAGAGAAGTGATAGGTATTACATTGCGCGACCCCGGCGGTGATTTACGCACAGGTTATAAGCCCACTTTAACATCTCAGGAATGGCCATTGACAACCGCAGCGATGGCATTAAGAGCGGGCGAAAGTGGCTACAATATACAAGGATATCGTGATGCTCGAGGTGTAGAAGTTGCAGGAGCATGGAGTTGGTCAGACGAGTTACAGATAGGTATCGTGACAGAGATTGATCTGGCGGAGGTGTTGGTATCCTACCGTAACATGCGTAATTTAATCATGACGGTATTAATTTCGGTGATCATCATTTCCTTATCTTTAACCTTCTTCATCTTTTGGATGGGCAATAAAGAACGTAGTCGCCTTGCTCACTTCATTGATATTCGTACTAAGGAGTTGCAAGAACATAAACAAAGAACTGAACTGATATTGAATTCCGCAGGGGAAGGGGTTTTTGGTTTAGATACTAATGGTTTAGTCACTTTTTGTAATCATGCGGCAGCACAAATGTTAGGTTATGAAATAAGCGAATTAATTGGCTTGTCGATGCATAGTCACATTCATTATGCAAATGCCGATGGGACAGTTTACCACTTAGAAGATTGTCCCATGTGCGCTTCGTACCGAGAAGGGGTCACCCACAATATTAGTAATGAAGTATTGTGGCGCAAAGATGGCAGCGCATTTCCTGTTGAATATACCTCTACACCAATTGATGAAGCAGGGCAAATTAGTGGGGCTGTCGTTGTTTTTCGAGATATAACCGAAAGAATCGCCAGTGAAACTCAAATTCAAGCAAGCATTGAACGTTTTCGCGTTTTGTTTGATCAAGCTGCAGATCCATTTTTAATTTTTGATGGCGAACGTTTTGTTGATTGCAACCAAGCGGCTATTGACCTCCTTCATTATGATAATAAAAGCGAATTATTAGCTAAAAAACCAAGTGACATTTCACCTGAATATCAAGCAAATGGTGAGAGTTCAGAAGCGCAAGTCAAAGAGGTAACCGCTCTGGCGCTTAAACAAGGGCGTCACAGTTTCGATTGGCGTCATAAGTGTAAAGATGGTTCAACTATTCCCGTTGAAGTGATTTTAACGCACATGCAATTAGATGGTAAATCGGTGTTTTTCACTGTATTGCATGATTTAACCGAGCGGATTAAGGCAGAGCAAGAAATACGTCATGTTAATTTTTTATCGGATATTGCACTCGAATTGACGCAAAGCGGTTATTGGCATATTGACTACAGCGATCCTGACTATTACTACCAATCTGATCGTGCCGCAAAAATTTTGGGAGACCCGTTAAGAACCGATGGACGTTACCATCTACAGAGTGAATGGTTTGCCAATGTTGTTGCAGGAGACGAAGCAGCGGCAACGATTACGGCCGAGAAATATGATGGTGCTGTCAGTGGCAAATACGATTTTTATGAAGCTACTTATGCCTATAAAAGTCCAATCACAGGTAAAGTTGTTTGGGTTCATGCCGCCGGTAAGCTGGTCCATGATGACAATGGAAAATTACTTTATATGTATGGCGCATACCAAGATATAACCAGTGAAAAACTGGCGCTTAATGCGCTTAAAGTCAGTGAAGAACGCTTTGCTTTAACGACCTCAGGTAGCGGGGATGGATTATGGGATTATGATATTAAAGAGAGAAAAATATGGTTTTCGCCACGCTTTCGTACACTGTTAGGTTATAAAAATGAACAAGATTTTCCCAATAACCTTGAATCATGGGAAAACGCGTTATACGAGGAAGATCGAGAATTTGCACTCGCTACATTTAAATCACATATCGAAAATGGTAGCGATTATGACGTTGAGTGTCGCTTATTAACGAAACAAGGCGATATAAACTGGTTTCAAATACGGGGCAAAGCATTACATGATGAAGCGGGGGTTGCTTATCGTGATGCTGGTTCTATTTCTGATATTAACCAACGAAAAATGATGGAAGAGGCGCTTATTGTTGCAAAAGAAAAAGCGGAGTCTGCAACGCGAGCCAAATCTGACTTTTTAGCAAATATGAGCCATGAAATACGTACTCCTATGAATGCGATTATAGGCATGAGCTATCTTGCTTTACAAACAGACCTCAATAGTAAACAACGAAATTATATCGATAAAGTATACCGTTCAGGGGATGCGTTACTCGGGATTATTAATGATATTTTAGATTTCTCAAAAATCGAAGCGGGTAAATTAGATATTGAAAGCATTGATTTTCGCCTTGAAGATGTCCTTGATAATATTGCTAACCTGCTCGGTTTAAAGGCAGAAGAGAAAAATATTGAATTGATGTTCGACCTTGAAGCTGGTTTGCCGACTGCATTAATCGGCGATCCACTTCGTTTAGGGCAGGTTTTACTTAATCTTGGTAATAACGCCGTAAAATTTACTGATCAAGGTGAAATTGTTATTTCAGTGAGGGTCATGGAAGAGGATGAACAGCAAGTTAAATTACACTTCTCTGTGCGTGATACAGGGGTCGGCATGAATGCGCAACAGCAAGCAAAAATGTTCCAATCTTTTTCACAGGCAGATAGCAGTACAACACGTAAATATGGCGGCACCGGGCTTGGTTTGGTCATATCAAAAACCCTAACTGAATTAATGGGAGGGGAGATTTGGCTAGAAAGCGAAGCGGGTGTAGGTAGCATATTTCAATTTACGGTGAGGTTAGGTAAACAGCAAGGTGTACAGTCGCAGCGTCATGTCAATAGCAGAGAATTAGGGGCATTACGGGTATTGATTGTTGATGATAATGTGACCTCTCAAGAGATACTCAGTGGCATGCTAGTAAGTTTTGGATTACGTGTTGAGCAAGCGTATTCAGGACAACAGGCCTTAGATATGATCACTAAAAACAGCGCTAAAGAGCCCTATAACCTGGTTATAATGGATTGGAAAATGCCAAATATGGATGGTATTGAAACCACGCGAATTATGCAGTTAAATAAAGATATAAATGAAGTACCGACAGTAATTATGTTAACCGCACATGGACGTGAAGAAGCACAACAAGCAGGACAGGGCCTTTGTATAAATTCATTTCTAACAAAACCTGTAACCTCATCGACATTGTTCGATGCCATCATGCATGCAATAGGCAAAGAGCTATTAATTGAAAGCCGCGCTATGGACAAACAAGGTGAAGTTGATGAAAATATTGCCAAACTCAGTGGTGCCAAAATATTATTGGTTGAAGATAATGAAATAAATCAAGAGCTTGCTTTGGATTTGTTGACTACCAATGGCTTGCAAGTTTCGGTCGCTAATAATGGACAAGAAGCAATTGCGTTATTAAATCAGGAAAACTTTGATGGTGTGTTAATGGATTGCCAAATGCCGGTGATGGACGGTTATACAGCAACTAAATTATTACGCGCCCAATTACGTTTTGCAGATTTGCCAATACTTGCAATGACAGCCAATGCTATGTCTACTGATAAAGAAAAAGTGCTTGCAGTTGGTATGAACGACCATATATCTAAACCGATTAGAGTCAATGAGATGTTTCATATAATGGCCAAATGGATCTCCCCTGCAGTACCCAATTGTACAGCTAACGCAATAGTACCTAAAAAAGGATCTGAAATGGGGCTACCAACACTATATGGTATTAACGTTACTCAAGGGTTAGAGACCTGTCAGGGGAACAGTGAATTTTACAAAAAACTACTCCTGAAATTTGCTCAAAGTGAGTCTGATTTCGCCGATAAATTTAGAGCTGCACTCGCTGATGATGATATGGAGTTAGCTTTCCGTTATGCCCATACAATAAAAGGTGTAGCAGGTAATATCAGTGCTCAAAGTGTACAAAACATAGCCTCTGTTTTAGAAATAGCTTGTCGAGATAGCCAAGACAAGCAGGAATTTGCACCGTTGTTAGATGAGCTCAGCTGTGAATTATCCTTGGTGATTGAAGGGATAAAACAATTAGAAAATGCGCCTGCTCAAGTTAAAGATGGACAGCTTCTTGATAAGAAGAAACTTTCTTCATTGTTAGCTGAACTAAAATTATTAATTGAAGATAATGACACCGCTGCGAACAAAGCATTGGAACAACTCAATAAATTACCTGGCATTGAAAAATATGATTTATCATTACAAGTGCTAACTAACGCGCTTAGTGAATATGATTTTGATAGTGCGTTGAACACGCTAACGACGTTACAAGAAAGTATAGATCTCTGA